The following proteins come from a genomic window of Salvia hispanica cultivar TCC Black 2014 chromosome 4, UniMelb_Shisp_WGS_1.0, whole genome shotgun sequence:
- the LOC125220323 gene encoding uncharacterized protein LOC125220323 — translation MVVVDCLSKYAHFDPLPQRFVALRVARLFIDTVVKHHGFPKLLVSDRDPIFLSDVWKEMLRLSGVSSAAAVELPEEYVDTRSLVRPAGILERHVALKGGLPVEQALVQWTGEDDSLASWEPLDVVATHFPSLLGDKEPLNGEGVDTDTFVDSSQPSWGDVAEPHEAEELLESSKEECNEPKRTLRLRKKPAWFRDYVSI, via the exons atggTCGTTGTGGACTGCTTATCAAAATATGCCCATTTTGATCCATTACCGCAGCGCTTCGTTGCCTTGAGAGTGGCACGCCTATTCATTGACACGGTGGTGAAACATCATGGTTTTCCCAAGCTTTTAGTGTCGGATCGAGATCCGATATTTCTGAGCGATGTGTGGAAGGAAATGCTTCGTCTGAGTG GGGTTTCATCTGCAGCTGCGGTTGAATTGCCGGAGGAGTATGTCGACACTCGTTCTCTGGTCCGTCCTGCTGGTATTCTGGAGAGGCACGTTGCGCTGAAAGGAGGGCTACCGGTGGAGCAAGCTTTGGTGCAGTGGACTGGGGAGGACGACTCCCTCGCTTCTTGGGAGCCGTTGGACGTGGTTGCGACCCATTTTCCGTCGCTCCTTGGGGACAAGGAGCCTCTTAACGGGGAGGGGGTTGATACGGATACGTTTGTAGACTCATCTCAGCCTAGTTGGGGTGATGTGGCAGAGCCGCATGAAGCAGAAGAGCTGCTGGAAAGCAGCAAGGAGGAGTGTAATGAGCCGAAACGTACTCTGCGGCTAAGGAAGAAGCCAGCATGGTTCAGAGACTATGTTTCTATTTAG
- the LOC125220324 gene encoding uncharacterized protein LOC125220324, producing MVQDAARTVSLHCSDDGRTQQVLLVVGYGTTANMFDEYLHAGDNTGREFLANFCEGAVDTLSATYLYKSYAADCQFLMEMHKRVRDFPGMLGSIDCMHWEWKNCPTTWIGQFTSGYKGTHPTMILEAIVDHRLWIWHAHLGMARSSNDINVLNTSSLFTEQCNDNGPVIEFTANGRQHHMGIT from the coding sequence ATGGTTCAGGATGCGGCAAGAACTGTTTCTCTGCATTGTTCAGACGATGGACGCACGCAACAAGTACTTCTAGTAGTGGGCTACGGCACCACGGCGaacatgttcgacgagtatcTTCACGCCGGGGATAATACTGGGCGGGAGTTTCTTGCAAATTTTTGTGAGGGCGCGGTTGACACCTTAAGCGCAACATATTTGTACAAGTCGTATGCCGCTGATTGCCAGTTCCTGATGGAGATGCACAAGAGGGTGCGCGACTTTCCTGGAATGCTAGggagcatagattgtatgcactgggagtggaagaattgcccgacAACGTGGATAGGCCAATTCACCAGTGGGTATAAGGGTACccacccgacgatgatccttgaagccATCGTTGACCACCGTCTTTGGATCTGGCATGCTCACTTAGGCATGGCCAGGTCAAGCAACGATATCAACGTGCTGAACACGTCGAGTCTCTTCACCGAGCAATGCAACGACAACGGTCCGGTTATCGAATTCACTGCCAACGGACGACAACATCATATGGGTATTACTTAG